One Setaria italica strain Yugu1 chromosome I, Setaria_italica_v2.0, whole genome shotgun sequence DNA window includes the following coding sequences:
- the LOC101778287 gene encoding transcription factor ILR3 encodes MDGCVGGDPVEDFLLGGAGDDGDLALFCDGVPNLAGDGGLGIDGVSGDACGFEQSNLGKRARDEPSSSGPKSKACREKMRRDRLNDRFLELSSVMNPGKQAKLDKANILSDAARMVAQLRGEAEKLKESNEKLRENIKDLKEEKNELREEKVRLKAEKERLEQQVKAISTAPTGYVPHLPHPAAYHPAAFAPFAPPQQAPTNKGAPIPAAFPGMAMWQWMPPTVVDTTQDPKLWPPNA; translated from the exons atggacggCTGCGTTGGCGGAGACCCCGTGGAAGATTTCCTCCtcggtggcgccggcgacgacggagaTCTCGCCCTCTTCTGTGATGGCGTGCCCAACCTGGCCGGCGACGGAGG ACTTGGGATTGATGGTGTCAGTGGAGATGCTTGTGGGTTTGAACAATCTAATTTGGGGAAAAG GGCTAGAGATGAACCATCTTCATCTGGTCCAAAATCCAAAGCTTGTCGTGAGAAAATGAGGAGGGACAGGCTGAATGACAG GTTTCTGGAATTAAGTTCAGTTATGAATCCTGGTAAGCAAGCTAAGTTGGATAAAGCAAATATCTTGAGTGATGCAGCTCGTATGGTGGCACAACTTAGAGGTGAGGCAGAAAAGCTTAAAGAATCAAACGAGAAGCTGCGAGAGAATATCAAGGACCTGAAG GAGGAGAAGAATGAGCTCCGAGAAGAGAAAGTGAGACTGAAGGCAGAAAAGGAGAGGCTGGAGCAGCAAGTTAAAGCAATCAGTACAGCTCCTACAGGATATGTTCCCCATCTCCCTCATCCAGCTGCATACCATCCTGCTGCTTTTGCTCCATTCGCACCACCACAGCAAGCTCCAACCAACAAAGGCGCCCCAATCCCTGCAGCATTCCCTGGGATGGCGATGTGGCAGTGGATGCCTCCTACCGTGGTGGACACAACTCAAGATCCAAAGCTCTGGCCGCCAAATGCTTAG